TAAATATTCATTTCTCCATCTGTACCAAAATCTTTGAGCATAGGCTTGAATTCGCTGATATTGAGTTAGTCGATTAAGTGGAACGTGTCGGATGTCTGGTTCTGGCAATGGACGAATCATATTCTTAACGAGGAAGTGTGCCGGAGTTAAAGCTGATAGGTCGCTAGGGTCATCCGATAATGGGGTGAGAGGTCGCGAGTTCATACAGCCTTCGATCATTGTCAGTACAGTGGCGAGTTCTTCATAGGAGAGTGTACTGCTACCAAGCTGCCGAACTAGATGCGTTTTAGCCACTTTAACCGCTGCTTCCCATAGCCCCCCGAAGTTAGGGGAACGTGGAGGGATCAGATGCCACTGGATGCCGTCCTCTGCAAGTTGCTTGGAGATGCGATTCTGTTCGGGTCCTGGTTGGAGCATATTGTACAGTTGGTGAAGACTGTTCTTTGCACCGATGAAATTTGTACCGTTGTCCGAGTACATATGGTACGGTTTGTTTCGTCGCCAAATGAAACGGTTGAGCGCCATGAGAAAAGTATTGGTAGATAAATCGCCAACTAATTCCAAATGAACGGCCTTCGTCGTAAGGCAAATGAACACGGCCACGTAACATTTCCTTGCTGCTGCTCTACGATGCGTTGGTTTCAGGTACAGAGGGCCACAATAATCAACACCAGTATGGGTGAAAGCTTCATTGGGGGTTACTCGTCCAATCGGTAGTTGTCCTGTTGGCTGTTGAATGGGGCGGGGGTTTGATCTAACGCATCTAAAGCATCTACGAATGACACTGCGAACTGCTCTTCGACCAGTGAGAGGCCAAAATTCATCTCGAACTACAGCCAGAGTCATAGTAATACCACCGTGAAGCATCTTGCGATGGTAAAAGTTGATGAGTGATTTGGTGAAAGGATGAAAACCAGGGATAACGATTTGATGTTTTATTCCGTACGGCTCGTCAGCAAAACGCAACCGGCCACCAACACGAATTAAACCTCGTTCATCTATGAATGGGTTTAATAAACGAAGAAGAGATTTCTtgtgcacatttttattttgttgcaatAATTTCAGGTCCTCTGGGAACGATTCCAGTTGTACTAATTTAAGCAAAACTAATTTAGCGGCATCCACTTCTTTGACGGAAAGCACTTGGTCGGTTATTCTGTTAATCTTACTGCGAGCGTTTCGAGCAAATCTAAGACAGAAACCAGTAACATTCAAAAGACGTTGATACGATGAGTATCTCAAAAATAACGAGTCGGTTATTCTTTGTTCGACAACGAGAATAGTAGTCGGTTTCATTTCCATTTCTTCTGGACTTGTAGAGAAGCCAGAAAGGATTGATGAAGGCCACGCCACTTTCGCTTTAGACAGCCAACTCGGTCCAGCTGTCCAATGCTCACTACTCATTAGCTGATCGGGTGTAAGTCCGCGGGATACCAAATCTGCAGGGTTGTCTGCACCAGCCACATGGCGCCATCTTAATCCGTGAGTAGTTGATTGAATCTCCGCTATACGATTCGCGACAAACgttttccatgttcggggcggAGACTTCATCCACTGCAGCACTATAGTCGAATCGGTCCAAAAATAGCACGCTTCGAACTTCATATCCAAGGCTGTTACTATCTTTGCATACAATCTAGAACTGATCAATGCAGCGCAAAGCTCTAATCGTGGAATGCTCATTCGCTTTAACGGCGAAACCTTAGACTTAGAGGCTAATAGGACTACCTTGATTGTACCATCTGCTGCCTCCGATCGAACGTAAAGGCAGGCTCCATAGGCCATTTCAGACGCGTCAGAAAAACAGTGCAATTCAGCACTGCATAGCCTTGATGTAAATACGTATCGATCAATGCGGTAATTGCTTAAATTGGGAAGCTGCTCACAAAACTGTAACCATTGCAGCCGAAAATTTGGAGTTACTTCATCGTCCCAATCTAAAGCCAACAACCAAAGATGTTGCAATAATATTTTTGCCCGAACAATAACGGGAGCCACTAGACCTAGTGGATCATATAGCTGCGCTATAACAGATAGGACACTGCGCTTCGTCACCGGCTCATCCCTCAATGTTATGGATACATCAAACCGAAATTTATCGGATGCTGGTTCCCAATTGACACCTAAAGTTTTGATCGTCTCATCTGGTGCAAAATTTCGAGCGGTATCCGTCCAAAGGAGTTGTTTAGGCAAATCGCTCAAAACATCCGGTGAGTTGGAGCTCCACTTTCGAAGACAAAAACCACCCTTGTATAAAAGTTCGTTTAGTTCATTGCGTAACTGGATCGCTTCTTCGACGGAATGTTCTCCGCCGATGAAATCGTCGACATATAAACAGTTTTTCAATGCTCTTGTGGCTTTAGGAAACGGTGCACCAtcatcgtcggcaagttgttttAAGGTCCTTGTAGCTAGAAACGACGACGGAGCGAGACCATACGTAACGGTACCAAGCTCATATGTAGCTATGGGTTGTGAATCATGGAATCTCCAAAAAATTCGTTGCAAACGACGGTCTTCTGGATGCATCGAAACCTGGCGGTACATTTTTTCGATGTCCGCCACCAACGCAATCGGGAATTTACGGAATCGTAATACATTAGTAATCAATTCGTCCTGTACGACGGGCCCAACCAATAGGGCATCATTCAGTGAATGACCGGTTCTTGTTTTCGCAGAACCGTCAAAGACGACACGCATCTTTGTGGTAGAGCTTGCAGTCTTTATTACGGGATGGTGCGGTAGATAGCAGGCGTCAGGACCATCAAGGTTGTCTTCAGAAATTTCGTTCATGTGACCCAACCGAATGTATTCCGACATAAAGTCGTGATATTGCTGTTTTAAATCACGGTCCTTTTCTAATTTTTTCTCCAACCACTTGAATCGCTTGAAAGCATTTAGCTTCGATGCTCCGAGTAGTTGCGTGAAATTTTCCTTTTTCGGCAAGCGTACAATATAACGCCCATCAGAATCACGTGTTGTGCTTTCATTGAATAAGTCCTCACATTGCTGTTCAGCAAGCGAATAATTAGATGAACTACATTCTTCCACTGACCAAAACCGTTCTAGCAACTCATCTACGGGCATAACTGTCGCCATATGACAAGTTATTGGTGCTTGATGAGTATTTTCTTCGCCGAGGCCCATCTTTCCTGTGACTAGCCAGCCGAACATAGTATCAACTAGCATAAGACCTTTATTAGCTAAACGGAATCGGCCCTCAAGTAGCAGTGAATAAAAATGACCGGCTCCGATGATCATATCGACTCTCCTTTTTACGTTGAACTCGGGGTCAGCAAACTGAAAATGTTCGGGTATTTCCCAGTTGGGTGTGATAATTGAAAACGGTGGGGTGTCGTTGGTAACTTTCCGTAGTACGAGGAAATCTAACACTTCCTTATATGGAGATACTCTAGAGCGTATTTCAGCGCGTATTTGGTACTTCGAATTGGTAATAGTACCATCCACTCCAGCGATTGGAACATTTACGATTTTTCGGGGAAGATGCAGTTGTTGACACAGGCGCTCGCTGATAGC
This genomic window from Malaya genurostris strain Urasoe2022 chromosome 1, Malgen_1.1, whole genome shotgun sequence contains:
- the LOC131427516 gene encoding uncharacterized protein LOC131427516, encoding MTKHHTKVLQQLGESVEHLDFILMELLEDKLDDASLQAWEESVSADDQPTYTKMIEFLQKRTRVLETILINRPQHSNARCTNYNTGNKKSFQPRINSNAMAAAVPKAFPLCPACEKDKHSIMDCPIFNGFDVKGRLKVVADKGLCSNCFRSDHFARVCRSKYHCKHCNKRHHSMIHPGPFTTNQLPSNSQANSNTSTSSSQIISTIATQPAGKFNLSKPVYVESGNVILSTVVLLVVDAYGQEHIARALLDTGSQPNAISERLCQQLHLPRKIVNVPIAGVDGTITNSKYQIRAEIRSRVSPYKEVLDFLVLRKVTNDTPPFSIITPNWEIPEHFQFADPEFNVKRRVDMIIGAGHFYSLLLEGRFRLANKGLMLVDTMFGWLVTGKMGLGEENTHQAPITCHMATVMPVDELLERFWSVEECSSSNYSLAEQQCEDLFNESTTRDSDGRYIVRLPKKENFTQLLGASKLNAFKRFKWLEKKLEKDRDLKQQYHDFMSEYIRLGHMNEISEDNLDGPDACYLPHHPVIKTASSTTKMRVVFDGSAKTRTGHSLNDALLVGPVVQDELITNVLRFRKFPIALVADIEKMYRQVSMHPEDRRLQRIFWRFHDSQPIATYELGTVTYGLAPSSFLATRTLKQLADDDGAPFPKATRALKNCLYVDDFIGGEHSVEEAIQLRNELNELLYKGGFCLRKWSSNSPDVLSDLPKQLLWTDTARNFAPDETIKTLGVNWEPASDKFRFDVSITLRDEPVTKRSVLSVIAQLYDPLGLVAPVIVRAKILLQHLWLLALDWDDEVTPNFRLQWLQFCEQLPNLSNYRIDRYVFTSRLCSAELHCFSDASEMAYGACLYVRSEAADGTIKVVLLASKSKVSPLKRMSIPRLELCAALISSRLYAKIVTALDMKFEACYFWTDSTIVLQWMKSPPRTWKTFVANRIAEIQSTTHGLRWRHVAGADNPADLVSRGLTPDQLMSSEHWTAGPSWLSKAKVAWPSSILSGFSTSPEEMEMKPTTILVVEQRITDSLFLRYSSYQRLLNVTGFCLRFARNARSKINRITDQVLSVKEVDAAKLVLLKLVQLESFPEDLKLLQQNKNVHKKSLLRLLNPFIDERGLIRVGGRLRFADEPYGIKHQIVIPGFHPFTKSLINFYHRKMLHGGITMTLAVVRDEFWPLTGRRAVRSVIRRCFRCVRSNPRPIQQPTGQLPIGRVTPNEAFTHTGVDYCGPLYLKPTHRRAAARKCYVAVFICLTTKAVHLELVGDLSTNTFLMALNRFIWRRNKPYHMYSDNGTNFIGAKNSLHQLYNMLQPGPEQNRISKQLAEDGIQWHLIPPRSPNFGGLWEAAVKVAKTHLVRQLGSSTLSYEELATVLTMIEGCMNSRPLTPLSDDPSDLSALTPAHFLVKNMIRPLPEPDIRHVPLNRLTQYQRIQAYAQRFWYRWRNEYLKQLQLQYTVNPRPFNLDVGSVVIIKDESLSPARWPLGRIVEIHPGPDHVTRVVTLRTSSGTLKRSVSKICPLPCTSNLEDFVPESVSK